CGTACCAAAAGATATCGACTGCAATGCGGGTGCTCGCCTATGGCATACCCGCGGACTATACGAACGAGTATCTTCGCATTGGACAAGATACAACCACGGCGCCTGTTCGTAGGTTTGCAAAATTGGTCATCCGGTTGTATGGTGATGAGTATATTCGGGCACCCAACGAGGAAGATACAAAGAGATTGATGGAGATGAATGAAAAAAGGGGATGGCCGGGGATGCTTGGTAGTcttgattgcatgcattggaaatggaaaaATTGTCCAAAGGCATGGCAAGGAATGTATTGCGGTAAAAGCCGTGATGCTACCATTGTGCTTGAGGCCGTGGCATCGGAGGACACATGGATTTGGCATGCATTTTTTGGTTTGCCGGAAACACTCAATGATATCAGTGTGCTCAATAGATCTCCTTTGTTCAAAAGATTAGTTTCTGGGGATGCTCCAACTTGCAACTACAAAATAATGGACAATGAGTACTCAATGGGATACTATCTCACCGATGGAATTTATCCCGATTGGGCAACTCTTGTGAAGTCCATCAAGGAGAAAAATGGGGTGCCCTTAACCAGAAAAGAGGCTCATTTCACCAAGGCACAAGAGGCAGCCCGCAAGGATATTGAGAGAGCTTTCGGTGTTTTGCAAGCAAGATTTGCCATAGTTCGGGGTCCAGCTCGTTTTTGGGACAAAAAAACCTTGGAGAACATCATGAAATGTTGTGTGATTCtacacaacatgatcatcgaggaTGAGAGAGGGTTAAAACTGCCTTGTTTCTATGACAATGTTGGTACTCGTGTGCAACCGGAAAGAAACCCTTGTCGCGTACAAGCTTTTCTTGAAGCACATCGTCAGATTGAGGATGCAAATACTCATGGTCAGCTCCGGGATGATCTAGTAGAGCACCAGTGGCAGTTGGCTGGGCGGCGCCAAGGCCTATGATCTACCTTTGTTTACTTTTCTATGTCCTATTTGATTCGAACAATTATTATAATTTGCTTCAAAACATTGTTGTAATAAATTGAATGATTATTATGTGTTTGAAAGTACTATTCGATGTTATTGAGATGATGAAAATTGTGATATGTCAAATGACAGTTTAAGGGTTGGGGTTGGGGCAAAAACTAGAACCCTCAAACCCAACCCTTATAACGTCCCTGTTTTTCAACTCTTAAAAATGTTAAAAATGGCCAATTCTTAATCCTTAAAACTAGTTTTAGATTTGAGGGTTTGAGGACTTTACTAGACATGCTCTAAAGGGGTGCTCCAGTCAGCTACAGCTGCCTAGCCCTAGCGGAGCTCAGTTCCACGTGTCGATATGTCTCTCTGTATCTGCCTCCAAAATCCCCTATATATACCCCGTTCGAGCTAAATAACCCTTCATCCAAACAAGCGAAGACAAGCTACTAGCCAGTACTTGGAGAAACCAACAATGGCGCCGCTCGCAGCCCGGAGGCCAGCCTGCCTCCTGGCCCTCCTCTCCGTCGCCGCGGCCTTATTCCTGACCCCGACGGCCTTGGCGGCGGGGGGAAAGACCGGCCAGGTGACGGTGTTCTGGGGACGGAACAAGGCCGAGGGCTCCCTGCGTGAGGCCTGCGACTCCGGTATGTACACCATGGTCACCATGTCCTTCCTCGACGTCTTCGGCGCCAACGGCAAGTACCACCTCGACCTCTCCGGCCATGACCTCTCCTCCGTCGGCGCCGACATCAAGCACTGCCAGTCCAAGGGCGTCCCTGTCTCCCTCTCCATCGGCGGCTACGGCACCGGCTACTCGCTGCCGTCCAACCGCTCCGCGCTCGACCTCTTCGACCACCTCTGGAACTCCTACTTCGGCGGGTCCAAGCCGAGCGTCCCCCGCCCCTTCGGCGACGCGTGGCTCGACGGCGTCGACCTCTTCCTGGAGCACGGCACGCCGGCGGACCGCTACGACGTGCTGGCGCTGGAGCTGGCCAAGCACAACATCCGCGGGGGCCCGGGGAAGCCGCTGCACCTGACGGCGACGGTCCGGTGCGGGTACCCGCCGGCGGCGCACGTGGGGCGGGCGCTGGCGACGGGGATCTTCGAGCGCGTCCACGTGAGGACCTACGAGAGCGACAAGTGGTGCAACCAGAACCTTGGGTGGGAGGGCTCGTGGGACAAGTGGACGGCGGCGTACCCGGCCACCCGGTTCTACGTCGGGCTCACGGCGGACGACAAGTCCCACCAGTGGGTACACCCCAAGAACGTCTACTACGGCGTCGCGCCGGTGGCGCAGAAGAAGGACAACTACGGCGGCATCATGCTCTGGGACCGATACTTCGACAAGCAGACCAACTACAGCAGCTTGATCAAGTACTACGCCTGAGCTC
This genomic window from Aegilops tauschii subsp. strangulata cultivar AL8/78 chromosome 4, Aet v6.0, whole genome shotgun sequence contains:
- the LOC109741934 gene encoding xylanase inhibitor protein 1, which produces MAPLAARRPACLLALLSVAAALFLTPTALAAGGKTGQVTVFWGRNKAEGSLREACDSGMYTMVTMSFLDVFGANGKYHLDLSGHDLSSVGADIKHCQSKGVPVSLSIGGYGTGYSLPSNRSALDLFDHLWNSYFGGSKPSVPRPFGDAWLDGVDLFLEHGTPADRYDVLALELAKHNIRGGPGKPLHLTATVRCGYPPAAHVGRALATGIFERVHVRTYESDKWCNQNLGWEGSWDKWTAAYPATRFYVGLTADDKSHQWVHPKNVYYGVAPVAQKKDNYGGIMLWDRYFDKQTNYSSLIKYYA